One stretch of Streptomyces sp. R21 DNA includes these proteins:
- the orn gene encoding oligoribonuclease yields MNDRMVWIDCEMTGLSLSDDALIEVAALVTDSELNVLGEGVDIVIRPPDRALETMPDVVRTMHTSSGLLSELPGGTTLADAEEQVLSYIREHVKEPGKAPLCGNSVGTDRGFLLRDMPTLEEYLHYRIVDVSSVKELARRWYPRAYFNSPDKNGNHRALADIRESIAELRYYREAIFVPQPGPDSDTARTIAAKHVLPAE; encoded by the coding sequence ATGAACGATCGCATGGTGTGGATCGACTGCGAGATGACCGGGCTCTCGCTGTCCGACGACGCGCTCATCGAGGTGGCCGCACTCGTCACCGACTCGGAGCTGAATGTGCTCGGCGAAGGGGTGGACATCGTGATCCGCCCGCCCGACCGGGCCCTGGAGACGATGCCGGACGTGGTGCGCACGATGCACACGTCCTCCGGTCTCCTCTCCGAGCTGCCCGGCGGCACGACCCTCGCCGACGCCGAGGAACAGGTCCTGTCGTACATCCGGGAGCACGTGAAGGAACCGGGCAAGGCCCCGCTGTGCGGAAACTCGGTGGGCACGGACCGGGGTTTCCTGCTGCGTGACATGCCGACGCTGGAGGAGTACCTCCACTACCGGATCGTGGACGTCTCCTCCGTCAAGGAGCTGGCCCGGCGCTGGTACCCGCGGGCGTACTTCAACAGCCCGGACAAGAACGGCAACCACCGCGCCCTCGCCGACATCCGCGAATCGATCGCCGAGCTCCGCTACTACCGCGAGGCGATCTTCGTCCCCCAGCCCGGCCCCGACTCCGACACCGCCCGCACCATCGCGGCGAAGCACGTCCTGCCTGCGGAATAA